The genomic DNA GGAATGTCTTGTGTATATACATTCGTGTAAATAAGCACAAGTAGTAGTAATATTTTTTTCATGATAGTTGTATTTAATACTACAAAGCTATATGACTATAAGTGTTTAAATTTTAATTTTCGGTGGATGAAAATTAAGTGTAGACGAATGGTTGTTATGCGGGGTTTAGACTGTTTGATGAGTAATTGGGATAGCTGATCGCATCATAAAAAAAGATTCATTATTTACTTTTCTTTGCGCGTCCAAAGAAAAGTAACAAAAGAAAAGACGCCCCTTCGATAGGAATTTCTTCTCTTAGCTTACGCTCGAGAAGAACCAAGCACAAAACTTCGACGTCGCGCCAATACACCATCCAACGCTATGCTCCTGGGATTCGAAGCTTTTGTCCTTTATTCTTACGAAGGGTCGGGGCTTGCCTAATGGTCATTTCTTAACGAGTACCTTAGACTCTTTTTTATAACCCTCTATTTAAGAAGGAACGTGTTCAAAAGGGGTTTTTATGTGCCTCTCTTCTGAAGGTATTGGGGCTACTATCTGGTAGATACTATCAACATATCATCACGATGCAGCTTTTCTTTAATATTATTTATATGCCTGTCTAGTCAATATTTGTGGGTACACCATAGCTGCTGGAAGGCAGGGAATCTCATCGTGATGAGATGTCTCGAAAATTTATCTTGAAGTCGAAAAGCTCATACTTCGCCCTATCGACATGACAAACACCTGTATTTAAAACAATTAACATGGTTCTTTTGAGTGTTTATTTACGTCGAACTTGACGTTAATAATTATGAATTTTATTTTGTTAAGATTATGGGGTTTCTCCTGTCGTCGAAATGACTCAGAATGTGAAATTACACCTTGAAGTCATATCGAAATGAGATACGATTGAGACATCACATTATAATTGAGTATTAATACCGTCTAAAGGAACAAAGTCGAAAGGCTCATATTTCACTCTGTTGAAAAGACCTCGAAGTTAAATTTATATTTGTTGTCATGTCGAACCTTAGTGAGACATCACATAACACTTGATTATGATATCTTAATTACTCGATGCAATTTCTTGTCGTTCATGCTTCACGCTTTACAGAAATGACTACGAATGATTTTAAAGTTTACAATAAATTTAAACGCTTCATCAGTTCTGGTCTATTAGAACGACTTACTGGAATCACATCTTTTTTAATCAGTACGCTATTATCTTCAATGTCTATGATTTTTTTAATATTAATGATGTACGAACGGTGTACTTTGAGGAATAGTGAATCTGGCAACTTCTCTTCAATCTTTTTTAAAGTAGAATGCACCGTGTAATTTTTATCTTCCGTTTTCACGTTGATATAATCGCCTTTTGCCTCTATGAGATAGATACTAGGAATATCTAGTTTTATTAAACGTCTGTCTATATTTATATATAAATCATTACCTGAAGCTGTTTCTACAGCATCTACTGACTCTCTACTTTTTACAGGTTCCGAATTGGTTGCTTCTGCTTTTTGAATCGCTTTTTCAAAACGTGGCAAAGCTATGGGTTTTACCAAGTAATCTACAATACAATCGTATTCAAAAGCTTCGATTGCAAAGTTAGTGTCTGAAGTTGTTAGAATTATTTTAGGTGGATTTTTTAACGTTTGAATAAAATCAAATCCTGTAAAATCTGGCATATGTATATCTAAAAAGATAAGATCTACATGATTTTGATTTAGATATTTAATGGCTTGAATCGCATTGGGAAATTCTTCGAGAATATTTAATCTTGGGATATTTATACAAAGCTGAGAGATAATAGCTCTAGCAGTAGCTTCGTCATCAATAATAATACAATTCATAAAAAGTGATTATAGTGTCTTTAAAAAGTCTGTAATAAGTTTTAAAATGGTATCGAAATCTTGTTTACCTACCATACTGCCTTCTTTTAAATTATTTTCAAAATCGTCAGCTATCTTATAACTTTTTTCAAGTCCTAAAATACTAATTTTATGTTTAATTTTGTGTACATTTTCTGCTGATTCTTTAAAGTTTTTAGCCTCAATATTCTTTATGTAAATATCTTTTTCGCTCGGAAACTCATTTTTAATAATAGTTATCAACTTGGCTTTAAAAGCCTCATCCCCGCCTGAAAGCGTATCTATGTATGACAAATTAGGCAGTTCCCTCATTACTTTTTAAGTGTAAAATAAAACGTCGTACCATTTCCTACTTCAGAATCAATCCAGATTTCGCCTTTATATAAGTCAACTATTTTTTTGACTATAGAGAGCCCTATACCTGTTGATTCTTTACTTGTATTAAGAGAGTGAAATATTTTAAAAATCTTATGATGATATTCCTTTTCAATACCGACTCCATTATCTTTTATTGAAAATTGATAAAACGATTTTTGTTCTAATACATCTATTTCAATAATACCTTCTTCTTTATCATTAAACTTGACGCCATTGCTTATTAAGTTTTGAAATAGCTGCTTAAGCTTTGTTTTATCGCCTTTTACTATAGGTAATTTGTTAAGTACATTTATAGAAATGTGTTCTGGCACAAACAGTATTGTTTTTAGTTCATTAACTACGTCATTTAAATCTACGGGTTCTTTTTCGGAAGCCTCAGAACTAATACTGGAATACAGCAAAATATCAGAAATAAGCTGTTCCATCTTTTCTAATGTTGTTTCTATAAGTTCGAAATTCTGAATACTCACAGCATCCAACTTACCTTTGTTATCTTCTTTTATCCAATTCACTAAAGCATCTATACTACGTAATGGTGACTTTAAATCATGAGACACTATGTGCGCATATTCTTGTAACTCATCATTACTTTTTTCCAGCTTTACTAACAATTTTTCTTTCTGGAGTTCCAATTTTTTTATCTCAGTGATATCTAAATGAACACCTATAGACCCTACCAATTCCCCATTTAAATTATAGTTGGGAGCACCACTTATTAACCAATGCCTATCTTCTTTTGATTTATTTTTAACCTTTATTTCATACGAGTGTGACTCTCCTTTATCGCGCTTTACGTCTTTAGTTTCTATAACTTCAGCGTTTTCTTCAGTTAAGAATAGTTCCTTACCCGTTCTTCCTATGAGTTCTTTTTCTAAATACCCTGACATTTCAGAAAAACTCTGGTTAATCATTAGTATTTTACCATCATTATCAGCTTCAACCAAACCTAAGTTCATGTTGGCAATAATATTGCTATATTTTTGTCTTTGAGCTTCTAAGCTTTGGTGATAATTTCGTTTTAAAGTAACATCCCTATAACTCCATAAATGCCCTTTATATACATTGTTTTTAAAAATAGGGATATAATCGCGCTCCAAAATTTTCCCATCTAGCATTTTAAGTTCATCTCCTAAAACAGTCTTTTTGTTTTTTAGGGTTTCATTGATTTTTGATATGAATTTTTCTGCATCTACAAACAGGGTTTTGCTATGCTCTGCTGCATTTGAACAATCCTGCCCTACCATTAATTCTGGAGATATAGGAATACCAAACAACTCACAAAACTTCTTGTTAGTGAGCACTATTTTCCTGTTTTCATCTTCAAGTAAAACACCACTATCTAAATTGAGAATGAGCGTTGATAATCTATTTTCAGATTCAATTAATTGTTCCTCATTTTGTTTGGCTATGGTTATGTCTCTAACAATGCCTTGTGCTGCTACAGGAATACCTTTATCGTAAATAACACTAGCATTAATATGAACCAATTTGGATTCTTTTTTTCTGGTAATAATATTTAGAAAAAAATCTGTAATGGCACCATTTTTTAATAAAGACTTAAATGAATCTGTAACACGTTTAGTCTCTGCTGGTGCTGCCATTTTTATAAGGTTGAAATTTTCCTTAGCATCATCAAACCCCAACATATCTACGGCAGCATCATTCATTTTTAGAATATACCCTTGAAGATCTATAATAACATAGGCATCAACGATATTCTCAAAAACACCTTGCAACTGAGAATCTGTTTTATCCAGTAATGCTTCTAGCTCCGAATAAGATTTTTCTAATTTTTGTTTGGCCTCGTATAATTCGGCTGCTTTATCTTCAAGGATTTTTTCTGCCTGTTTTCTGGCTGCTTTTTCGCGTGCGAGTGCACGTTTTAACATGTCAATTTGATCTTGACTCATTAATTTTTATTAATTAAAAACTTAACCTCTGTTCCGTCTTCTTTTATTTTTTCTAACTCTATGGTAGCAGTAGCATCAAAGTGCTCGAATGTTTTATTCATTAATCCCAACCCAAAATGGTGCATCGCTCTGCTTGATTTATATACCATGACAAGTGAATTATCTGTTTTTTCAACAACTTCGAAAGTAGGCAATTCTGCATCTGGATAAATTTTTCTGACTTCTACATGAATATGATTTTCAATAGATGCCAACATATTTATGGGATCTTTATAAGTGGCTAAAAGCCCTGGATAGCTTTGCTTTAAAACATCAAAAAAATGTTCTGCATAAACTAACAACAAATCGTCTATTTCTATATTTGTATGGGCACTTAAATGCTGAAGTAATTGAAGCATTTCTGAGAATTTATAAGTTCCTACTGCTGTATAAATACCTTCGGACTCTAACTCAGATTGGGATATAATGGTATCGACCATTTCTAATCCAAATTTTTCCTCAACAAGATCTAAAAACTCTGTAAATACAATACCTTTCATATATTAAATTTTATAATTAAGACAATTAGTTAGTTAAAAATTGAGAGTCCATAAATCTGTAATGTTCTCCTCTAAAATTTTGAACATTCCTTTTTTATGACAAGTATCCTTGAAATTTGTTGCTATATAGTTTTACTTAATTTCTATTAATTCATTAATACTCCAATACGCCAGTAAGTTTTCTATTTTAGTAACATAATCCTCATATTTTAAAGGTTTTAAAACGTAACCAGCTATGCCTAATTTATAACATTCTAACAAATCTTTTTGGTTATTTGAAGTTGTTAATATTATGGCAGGAATATGTCTTAACTTTTCATCTTTTTTTAAAATGGACAAAAACTCCAAACCATTAATTTTTGGCATGTTTAAATCTAATAAAATTATGTGAGGTAATTCGTATTTTTTTTCTAAAATTTTTAAAGCTTCTTCCCCATTATGAGCTTCTACGATATTATGCTTAAGGCCTAGAGATGAAATAACCCTATTTAGCTTCATAATTTCAATCATGTCGTCTTCTATAAGTAGAACTTTTAAATTATTTTTCATCGTAAAAAATTTAATTCGGTAGTAAAAATAAAGCAAAGTGATAAACTCTATAGTAGACTTCGTTAAATTGAATTTAAGTGTCGTTCAATGGAAATTAAGTGTCGACGAATGGTTTTTATATATGAAGCAGCTTAAATTATTGTTACCTAAAAATTCACAACAATATTTCACAATGAACTTTTTTTATGCTTAGCACTGCTATGCCTTGCAAAAAAGGCCTCATCTGAACAAATTTTATCTCATTTTCGGTTAAAAACAAAAAGTCAAGATGAGTTCAATAAAAAAAGCTAAAATAAATTGATATTTTAGCTTTTAGGTTTAAGTTTTAGAACTCTTCTTTTTCACTATTTTCTAACTAATTTTTTATAAGCTATACTATTCTGACTTCCCTCTACTTGCAATATATAAGTAGCAATTTTAAAATCTGACAAAACTAATTGAGAAACATCATTATTATCAATTTCTTTTTCTAAAATACGTTTCCCATATAAGTTAGTGCTTTTAACTTTTGAACCCGATTCAGCATACATTGCAGGTAAAACATCAGGCTTCACAGCAGCTGAATACCATTCTGTTGCCGTTCCATTTGACGAAGCCGTTCTCCAAGTAATTGTATAATCTCCTACTGAAGGGTTTATAATGATACCTGTAACTATAATTTCAATGGTAGATCCTGCTGGTATTGTTAATCCTGGAGATCCAGCTAAAGTGGACATTTGAATTCCATTAGACCAGGATCCTCCTATAGGTCCAAAGGTAGTCTCATCAATAGCCTTTTCATTTCCATTTACCTTTAATATAATGTTAGAATCCAATAACGTTGGATAATCTATAATGTTGGTAATTGATGGAAATCCATTTGGTAGTGTCATATAGAATATATTTGATGTATTACTTCCTGCTCCAATGGCTTCTGCTGTGACATAGGTAAAGGTATAAGTTGGACTTTCACCTGGGGTATTATCACTCACAGTAACTGATTGAGAATACACAAATATTAAAGAAAATTGAATAAATAAAAATGATAAAAAGTATGGTCGTTTTATCACAAAGTAAAACTGTTTCATAACTATTCTTATGTAGGTTAGTACTACGAATATAACAAACAACACCTATTAAAATCAAATTTATTCGATGAAATGTATTTTTTATAAAAATAAACCTACAAAAAATTCTTACTTACGAAAACTATAAATCAACACAAATAATAATTATAACTGAAGATAAAAATGGTTAGGAAGGACTCTAGCCAGCAGCATTAAAGAAGACTCATGAAAAATAGCTTATGTGTTGTTAGCATATTTGTTATAGCTGTTAATTATATAAAATTAGTTGCTATAATTTGGGTTAGTAAATTTTTGGTAACACTTGAGAATACTTACTTTTGAAATTATGATAAATAACTTCGAAAACGAATTCTTTGGTATAGGCATCCAAAACGGAAAAACACCCGAAAACCTTGGTGTGCTTTGGAGATCGGCTCAAAATCTTGGAGCAAGTTTTATTTTTACCATCGGTAATAGATACGCTAAACAAGCTTGTGATACGCACAATGCCGTGAAATCTATGCCCTATTTTCATTATGAAAATTTTGATGATTTTTTTAATAACTTACCAAAGGGTGCCCGAATAGTTGGCGTAGAATTAACTGATAAAGCCGAAGATTTGGAAACCTTTCACCATCCTAGACGTTGTGTTTATTTACTAGGTGCAGAAGATCATGGGTTATCTAATCAAGCTATTGAAAAAAGTCATTTCCTGGTTAAATTTAAATCGCAATTGAGTTTGAATGTATCTGTAGCTGGAAGTATTGTGATGTACGACCGAGGTATGGATAAACCCAGAATATAAAGTTTTTCTATTTCTAAACCCTGACTCTTACTTTACTAGCACTTTCTTTTCAAAATGACTCTTTGGTGCTTCACAAAGGGAACACTCATATGTATCTGGTAAACTGTCAAAGCTTGTTTTTTTAGCTATATTTTGAGTCATATCTCCATAAGCCTCATTATAAACAGTTAAACAATCTTTGCATTGATATACTTCTTCTTCAAATGTCTCTGAAGCAATTTCAACCGTTTTCTCTTCTTCTTGCTCTGTTCCTAGTTGTTCAAAATACAACTGACTTAATTCCATTAAAAGCCCTGGTAATTCTACCTTATCGACATCTTGAACATGCATGATGTATTCGTGTGTATTCGGATCGAATTTCTTCGCGTATAACAAATTGTAAGTATCTCTAATTTTAAAATCTCCAATAGCCTCTGGTTGCTTATTTTTCTCGATAACAATAGACGTGAAATTATAAGTATCACTCTCATGGCTTGTAATGCCAAATGTTAATCCGTATGTACTAATATCGTTTTGATCAAAATTAGTAACGAGGTATTTTTTTAAACTTAAAGCGTCTTTATTATTGACTGGGACGTGCCAATTCATCTCTAACATTGAATGGCGTACATTGATACCAAATTTACCTAAAAGCTTTTCCCATTGTAGTTTGGACTTTGATGGAATTCCTTTAACAATAAAAGATTTCCAAGGTGTAATTGAAATTTTACCAATCTTATTTTCAGAACATAAGTCGCACATGGCTTTTAAAAAAGCTAAATCATATCTGTTATTCCTCCAATATAATCCCAGCCAATAACTGTCTGTACCAATTCGATTCATCCCTTCATAATATGGAAATGGATAGAAAGGGACTTCTAAAGGTTTATCTACGGTTCTATTATTAGTATCGACTGCATCGCTTACTAATTCAAAAAGTGTTTCAATAGTTTCTGGTTCTTCTTGTAAAATAGTTTCAATGGCTAGTTCGATCTTATCCATATCCCAACTGTAGATGAGTGCAGGATACATTTGTGTTTTCCCCCAACCTGGAAGCCTTACATACAAATACCAATAGTCTTCATGCTCTGACGCTATAAAGTTTATGTTTCCTGTATATAACGGCACTAAACGTTGCTTCGGATCGATGACATTGACTCTTAAACTCAATTTATGCTTGAACTGCTCTATAACATACAAATACCTGTCACTAGTAAGCCATGAGGTGCTTGGTAATATATCTGCCGACACATAAGAGGATACAATATTCTCTATACCATCTCTTTTTGGTTTGATAAATTGAATTTTATCAAATTTATCAAACTTACTTTCATCTATTTCTTCAGGAAAAATAATATCCTGACGAGAACCGAAAGAAATAGCATCCAACCCCAAACCTTCTGCAGCTTCACAAATATATTTTAGTTCGCCAGGAGATACGACCCCTCCATTAATTCTTAATCTATACGGCTCTTTCATCATGCTAATACTTTTGAGTTATGAAGGATCTCTCTAACTTCGGTTTTGCAACTTCCACAGCCTAGACCTGCACCAGTTTTATTACATAATTCCGTAAAATTAGTACATCCTTTTGCTATGGCTTCTTCAATATTACCTGCTCCAACTTGACTGCAGGAACATACTAGTTTTCCTAATACGGGTGTATCATTTGACGAACCACGAAGTAGTGTATTTCGTTTATCGGCCATTTCAATTTTACTTTCAATCATGGTTTTAAACTCGGCAAATTCATTTTTATCGCCCATTAAAACTGCTCCGACAAGTAAATCATCTTTAACAATACACTTTTTGTAATAGCGTTTTTTAATATCGGTGAATATGATTTCTTCGTAACTATCATCATTATCAGGAACAATAATGTCTCCAATACTACAAAGGTTTAAATCGTTAAACTTTAGAATATTCATTAATACTGAACCATTATAAGAACAGCTAATGTCTCCCGCAATGAAATTTGCCAATATAGCAGCTTGTTCTTCTGCTGCCGATGTAATTCCGAATAACTGATTGTTAAACTCTGCGATTTCTCCTATAGCAAATATGTCGGGATGTGAGGACTGTAAATGCTGATTCACTTTTACGCCTCTACTACAATCTATACCATTTTCTCTGGCTATTTCAACGTTAGGAATTGTACCTATAGCATAAACTATGGCATTGGCTGTAATGAGTTTTCCACTTTTTAAGGTAATATTTAATTCGCCTGTATCTTCATCATCAAACACGGTGCTTACTTCATTATCAAAATAAATCTGAATGCCACGTTCCTGAACATCTAATGCCAATAGCTTACTGGATACCTTGTCTAATTGTCGTTCCATTAAACGAGAAGCACGCTGAACGATAGTAATTTTCACATTCTTATGTTTCATCGCCGCTGCTAACTCCAAACCTAGCAATCCACCTCCCACAATAACAACATGTTGTTCTTCTGGGGGTAAA from Flavivirga abyssicola includes the following:
- a CDS encoding rubredoxin — translated: MMKEPYRLRINGGVVSPGELKYICEAAEGLGLDAISFGSRQDIIFPEEIDESKFDKFDKIQFIKPKRDGIENIVSSYVSADILPSTSWLTSDRYLYVIEQFKHKLSLRVNVIDPKQRLVPLYTGNINFIASEHEDYWYLYVRLPGWGKTQMYPALIYSWDMDKIELAIETILQEEPETIETLFELVSDAVDTNNRTVDKPLEVPFYPFPYYEGMNRIGTDSYWLGLYWRNNRYDLAFLKAMCDLCSENKIGKISITPWKSFIVKGIPSKSKLQWEKLLGKFGINVRHSMLEMNWHVPVNNKDALSLKKYLVTNFDQNDISTYGLTFGITSHESDTYNFTSIVIEKNKQPEAIGDFKIRDTYNLLYAKKFDPNTHEYIMHVQDVDKVELPGLLMELSQLYFEQLGTEQEEEKTVEIASETFEEEVYQCKDCLTVYNEAYGDMTQNIAKKTSFDSLPDTYECSLCEAPKSHFEKKVLVK
- a CDS encoding response regulator, with translation MKNNLKVLLIEDDMIEIMKLNRVISSLGLKHNIVEAHNGEEALKILEKKYELPHIILLDLNMPKINGLEFLSILKKDEKLRHIPAIILTTSNNQKDLLECYKLGIAGYVLKPLKYEDYVTKIENLLAYWSINELIEIK
- a CDS encoding heme NO-binding domain-containing protein, which codes for MKGIVFTEFLDLVEEKFGLEMVDTIISQSELESEGIYTAVGTYKFSEMLQLLQHLSAHTNIEIDDLLLVYAEHFFDVLKQSYPGLLATYKDPINMLASIENHIHVEVRKIYPDAELPTFEVVEKTDNSLVMVYKSSRAMHHFGLGLMNKTFEHFDATATIELEKIKEDGTEVKFLINKN
- a CDS encoding RNA methyltransferase, which produces MINNFENEFFGIGIQNGKTPENLGVLWRSAQNLGASFIFTIGNRYAKQACDTHNAVKSMPYFHYENFDDFFNNLPKGARIVGVELTDKAEDLETFHHPRRCVYLLGAEDHGLSNQAIEKSHFLVKFKSQLSLNVSVAGSIVMYDRGMDKPRI
- a CDS encoding LytR/AlgR family response regulator transcription factor, with amino-acid sequence MNCIIIDDEATARAIISQLCINIPRLNILEEFPNAIQAIKYLNQNHVDLIFLDIHMPDFTGFDFIQTLKNPPKIILTTSDTNFAIEAFEYDCIVDYLVKPIALPRFEKAIQKAEATNSEPVKSRESVDAVETASGNDLYINIDRRLIKLDIPSIYLIEAKGDYINVKTEDKNYTVHSTLKKIEEKLPDSLFLKVHRSYIINIKKIIDIEDNSVLIKKDVIPVSRSNRPELMKRLNLL
- a CDS encoding PAS domain-containing sensor histidine kinase, whose protein sequence is MSQDQIDMLKRALAREKAARKQAEKILEDKAAELYEAKQKLEKSYSELEALLDKTDSQLQGVFENIVDAYVIIDLQGYILKMNDAAVDMLGFDDAKENFNLIKMAAPAETKRVTDSFKSLLKNGAITDFFLNIITRKKESKLVHINASVIYDKGIPVAAQGIVRDITIAKQNEEQLIESENRLSTLILNLDSGVLLEDENRKIVLTNKKFCELFGIPISPELMVGQDCSNAAEHSKTLFVDAEKFISKINETLKNKKTVLGDELKMLDGKILERDYIPIFKNNVYKGHLWSYRDVTLKRNYHQSLEAQRQKYSNIIANMNLGLVEADNDGKILMINQSFSEMSGYLEKELIGRTGKELFLTEENAEVIETKDVKRDKGESHSYEIKVKNKSKEDRHWLISGAPNYNLNGELVGSIGVHLDITEIKKLELQKEKLLVKLEKSNDELQEYAHIVSHDLKSPLRSIDALVNWIKEDNKGKLDAVSIQNFELIETTLEKMEQLISDILLYSSISSEASEKEPVDLNDVVNELKTILFVPEHISINVLNKLPIVKGDKTKLKQLFQNLISNGVKFNDKEEGIIEIDVLEQKSFYQFSIKDNGVGIEKEYHHKIFKIFHSLNTSKESTGIGLSIVKKIVDLYKGEIWIDSEVGNGTTFYFTLKK
- a CDS encoding Hpt domain-containing protein → MRELPNLSYIDTLSGGDEAFKAKLITIIKNEFPSEKDIYIKNIEAKNFKESAENVHKIKHKISILGLEKSYKIADDFENNLKEGSMVGKQDFDTILKLITDFLKTL